One window of the Klebsiella sp. WP3-W18-ESBL-02 genome contains the following:
- the agaF gene encoding PTS galactosamine/N-acetylgalactosamine transporter subunit IIA, producing MLGIILTGHGGFASGMEKAMRQILGEQTQFIAIDFPETSTTARLTEQLEQAVATLDAEEDIVFLTDLLGGTPFRVASTLAMQKAGREVIAGTNLQLLLEMVLDRDGLSGEAFRLQALECGHRGLTSLVDELGRCREASPVEEGI from the coding sequence ATGTTAGGTATTATTTTGACCGGTCACGGCGGCTTCGCCAGCGGAATGGAAAAAGCCATGCGGCAGATCCTCGGTGAGCAAACGCAGTTTATCGCGATTGATTTTCCGGAAACCTCAACCACCGCGCGGCTTACCGAACAGCTGGAACAGGCGGTGGCTACGCTGGATGCTGAAGAAGATATCGTGTTTCTGACCGACCTGCTCGGCGGCACGCCATTTCGCGTGGCATCAACCCTGGCAATGCAAAAGGCCGGGCGCGAAGTGATCGCCGGCACCAACCTCCAGCTGCTGCTGGAAATGGTGCTGGACCGCGATGGATTAAGCGGCGAGGCCTTCCGACTACAGGCGCTGGAGTGCGGGCATCGCGGCTTAACCAGCCTGGTCGACGAGCTGGGACGCTGTCGCGAGGCGTCCCCCGTAGAGGAAGGCATATGA
- the garR gene encoding 2-hydroxy-3-oxopropionate reductase, with protein sequence MTMKVGFIGLGIMGKPMSKNLLKAGYSLVVSDRNPETIAEVIAAGAETATTAKAIAEQCDVIITMLPNSPHVKEVALGENGIIEGAKPGTVLIDMSSIAPLASREISEALKAKGVDMLDAPVSGGEPKAIDGTLSVMVGGDKAIFDKYYDLMKAMAGSVVHTGEIGAGNVTKLANQVIVALNIAAMSEALTLATKAGVNPDLVYQAIRGGLAGSTVLDAKAPMVMDRNFKPGFRIDLHIKDLANALDTSHGVGAQLPLTAAVMEMMQALRADGLGTADHSALACYYEKLAKVEVTR encoded by the coding sequence ATGACGATGAAAGTTGGTTTTATTGGCCTGGGTATCATGGGTAAACCGATGAGTAAAAACCTGCTGAAAGCGGGTTACTCGCTGGTGGTGTCGGACCGTAATCCTGAAACGATTGCCGAAGTGATTGCCGCCGGAGCGGAAACGGCGACCACGGCGAAAGCCATTGCCGAGCAGTGCGATGTCATCATCACGATGCTGCCAAACTCGCCGCACGTAAAAGAAGTGGCGCTGGGGGAAAATGGCATTATCGAAGGTGCCAAACCGGGCACTGTACTGATCGATATGAGCTCAATTGCGCCGCTGGCGAGCCGCGAAATTAGTGAGGCGCTGAAAGCAAAAGGCGTAGATATGCTTGATGCGCCGGTAAGCGGCGGCGAACCGAAAGCCATTGATGGCACGCTGTCGGTGATGGTTGGTGGAGATAAAGCGATTTTCGACAAGTATTATGACCTGATGAAAGCGATGGCCGGCTCCGTGGTGCATACCGGGGAGATTGGCGCGGGTAACGTCACCAAGCTGGCGAATCAGGTGATTGTCGCGCTGAACATCGCTGCAATGTCGGAAGCGTTGACCCTGGCGACCAAAGCGGGTGTGAATCCTGACCTGGTTTATCAGGCCATCCGCGGCGGTCTGGCGGGCAGCACCGTGCTGGATGCCAAGGCGCCGATGGTTATGGATCGTAACTTCAAGCCGGGCTTCCGTATCGATCTGCATATTAAAGATCTGGCCAACGCGCTGGATACGTCCCACGGCGTTGGGGCGCAGCTGCCGCTGACCGCAGCGGTGATGGAAATGATGCAGGCGCTGCGTGCCGATGGGTTGGGCACGGCCGACCATAGTGCCCTGGCGTGCTACTACGAAAAACTGGCGAAAGTTGAAGTGACTCGTTAA
- the garL gene encoding 2-dehydro-3-deoxyglucarate aldolase, with protein sequence MDNAIFPNKFKAALAAQRVQIGCWSALSSPISTEVLGLAGFDWLVLDGEHAPNDVTTLIPQLMALKGSQSAPVVRIPTNEPVIIKRMLDIGFYNFLIPFVETQEQAAQAVSSTRYPPEGIRGVSVSHRGNMFGTVPDYFAQSNKNITILVQIESQLGVDNVDAIAATEGVDGIFVGPSDLAAALGHLGNASHPEVQKAIQHIFARAKAHGKPSGILAPVEADARRYLEWGATFVAVGSDLGVFRAGTQKLADAFKK encoded by the coding sequence ATGGATAACGCGATTTTTCCTAACAAATTCAAAGCGGCGCTGGCTGCTCAACGGGTTCAGATTGGCTGCTGGTCAGCCCTCTCCAGCCCGATCAGTACTGAAGTGTTAGGCCTGGCCGGTTTCGACTGGCTGGTGCTGGACGGTGAACATGCGCCGAACGATGTGACGACGTTAATCCCACAGCTGATGGCACTGAAAGGCAGCCAGAGCGCGCCGGTCGTACGTATTCCGACCAATGAGCCGGTCATTATCAAGCGTATGCTGGATATCGGCTTCTATAACTTCCTGATTCCGTTTGTGGAGACGCAGGAGCAGGCGGCGCAGGCGGTCTCTTCCACGCGCTATCCGCCGGAGGGGATTCGCGGCGTATCCGTTTCGCATCGCGGCAATATGTTTGGCACCGTACCGGACTACTTCGCGCAGTCCAACAAAAACATCACCATTCTGGTGCAGATTGAAAGCCAGCTGGGCGTCGATAACGTGGATGCCATCGCGGCAACGGAAGGCGTGGATGGCATCTTTGTCGGGCCAAGCGACCTGGCCGCCGCGCTGGGGCATCTGGGTAATGCTTCGCACCCGGAGGTTCAGAAAGCCATTCAGCATATTTTTGCCCGTGCGAAAGCCCACGGCAAGCCAAGCGGCATCCTGGCACCGGTTGAAGCCGACGCGCGCCGCTACCTCGAGTGGGGAGCCACCTTTGTGGCCGTTGGCAGCGACCTGGGCGTCTTCCGCGCCGGTACTCAAAAACTGGCTGATGCTTTTAAAAAGTAA
- the kbaZ gene encoding tagatose-bisphosphate aldolase subunit KbaZ, whose translation MVEQHKRGKANGIYAVCSAHPLVLESAIRYAHANQAPLLIEATSNQVDQFGGYTGMTPADFRGFVCGLADAMHFPQTQLILGGDHLGPNRWQDLPAEIAMAHADDLIKSYVSAGFKKIHLDCSMSCQGDPVPLTDEIVAERAARLAKIAEETHAALFGESDLVYVIGTEVPVPGGAHETLTELAVTTPEAARATLEAHRHAFEKQGLNAVWPRIIALVVQPGVEFDHTHIIDYQPQKAVALSKMVEAYDTLVFEAHSTDYQTPQSLRQLVVDHFAILKVGPALTFALREALFSLAAIEEELLPAKACSGLRNVLESVMLDRPEYWQSHYHGDGNARRLARGYSYSDRVRYYWPDGQIDDAFARLVRNLADEPIPLPLISQYLPLQYVKVREGDLNATPRELIISHIQDILQQYHAACQGVTPHNG comes from the coding sequence ATGGTGGAGCAGCATAAACGGGGGAAGGCAAACGGGATTTATGCCGTTTGTTCCGCGCATCCACTGGTACTGGAATCTGCCATACGCTACGCCCACGCCAACCAGGCGCCGCTGCTGATCGAAGCAACCTCAAACCAGGTTGACCAGTTTGGCGGCTACACCGGCATGACGCCAGCCGATTTTCGCGGCTTTGTCTGCGGGCTGGCCGACGCGATGCATTTTCCCCAAACGCAGCTGATCCTCGGCGGCGATCATCTCGGTCCCAACCGTTGGCAGGATCTGCCAGCAGAGATCGCGATGGCTCACGCTGACGATCTGATCAAAAGCTATGTGTCCGCTGGATTTAAAAAGATCCACCTCGATTGCAGCATGTCCTGTCAGGGCGATCCGGTTCCGCTCACCGACGAGATCGTCGCCGAACGCGCCGCGCGTCTGGCAAAAATCGCCGAAGAAACCCACGCCGCGCTGTTTGGCGAATCGGATCTGGTCTACGTGATCGGGACCGAGGTGCCGGTACCCGGCGGTGCCCATGAAACCTTAACCGAACTGGCGGTCACCACGCCTGAAGCAGCACGGGCCACGCTGGAAGCCCATCGCCACGCGTTTGAAAAGCAGGGGCTGAACGCCGTGTGGCCACGCATTATTGCGCTGGTCGTACAGCCCGGCGTCGAATTCGATCATACCCATATCATTGATTATCAGCCGCAAAAAGCCGTCGCGCTGAGCAAGATGGTGGAAGCCTATGACACGCTGGTGTTCGAAGCGCATTCCACCGATTACCAGACGCCACAATCGCTGCGCCAGCTGGTGGTCGATCACTTCGCCATCCTGAAAGTGGGTCCGGCGCTAACCTTCGCCCTGCGCGAAGCGCTGTTTTCACTGGCGGCGATCGAAGAAGAACTGCTGCCCGCTAAAGCCTGTTCTGGCCTGCGTAACGTTCTGGAGAGCGTCATGCTCGATCGCCCGGAATACTGGCAGAGCCATTATCACGGTGACGGCAACGCGCGGCGACTGGCGCGCGGCTATAGCTATTCCGACCGCGTGCGCTACTACTGGCCTGATGGGCAGATTGATGATGCCTTCGCGCGGCTGGTGCGCAATCTGGCGGACGAACCTATTCCGCTACCGCTCATCAGCCAGTATTTACCGTTGCAGTACGTCAAAGTCCGCGAGGGAGATCTCAACGCAACGCCGCGAGAACTCATCATCAGCCACATTCAGGACATACTGCAGCAGTACCATGCCGCCTGTCAGGGCGTTACCCCCCATAACGGATAA
- the garK gene encoding glycerate 2-kinase, which translates to MKIVIAPDSYKESLSATEVAQAIEKGFREIFPQAQFVSVPVADGGEGTVEAMIAATQGRAVMSTVTGPLGDPVQAQWGISGDGGTAFIEMAAASGLALVPPERRNPLITTSYGTGELILQALESGVKSIIIGIGGSATNDGGAGMVQALGAKLCDANGSPIGFGGGSLMSLNHIDISGLDARLQACTIRVACDVTNPLTGPSGASCIFGPQKGATAAMIAELDRNLAHYAEVIKKSLRVDVKEVPGSGAAGGMGGALMAFLGAELRSGIEIVTQALNLEEHIHDCTLVVTGEGRLDSQSIHGKVPVGVASVAKKYHKPVIGIAGSLTRDVGVVHQYGIDSVFSVLNRIGSLEEAFREAADNIYLTSRNIAATLQVGMQTER; encoded by the coding sequence ATGAAAATCGTAATCGCCCCAGACTCTTATAAAGAAAGCCTTTCTGCCACCGAGGTAGCACAGGCGATAGAAAAAGGATTTCGGGAAATCTTTCCGCAAGCGCAGTTTGTGTCTGTACCGGTTGCCGACGGCGGCGAAGGTACGGTTGAGGCGATGATTGCGGCCACTCAGGGGCGCGCGGTGATGTCGACGGTAACCGGCCCGCTTGGCGACCCCGTGCAGGCTCAGTGGGGCATCTCCGGCGACGGCGGTACGGCATTTATCGAAATGGCCGCCGCCAGCGGCCTGGCGCTGGTACCGCCTGAACGTCGTAACCCGCTGATCACCACGTCCTATGGTACCGGTGAGCTGATCCTCCAGGCGCTGGAAAGTGGAGTGAAGAGCATTATTATCGGTATCGGCGGCAGCGCCACGAACGACGGCGGGGCGGGGATGGTACAGGCGCTGGGCGCAAAGTTATGCGACGCCAACGGTTCGCCGATTGGTTTCGGCGGCGGTAGCCTGATGAGCCTTAATCATATTGATATTTCCGGACTCGATGCGCGCCTGCAGGCGTGCACAATTCGCGTAGCCTGCGATGTGACCAACCCGTTAACCGGGCCGTCTGGCGCGTCCTGTATTTTTGGGCCGCAGAAAGGCGCTACCGCGGCGATGATCGCCGAGCTGGACCGCAACCTCGCGCACTATGCCGAGGTGATTAAAAAATCGCTACGGGTGGATGTTAAAGAGGTGCCGGGCTCTGGCGCGGCGGGGGGAATGGGCGGCGCGCTGATGGCGTTTCTCGGCGCAGAGCTGCGCAGCGGCATTGAGATAGTCACTCAGGCGTTAAATCTCGAAGAGCATATTCACGACTGCACGCTGGTGGTGACCGGTGAAGGGCGGCTGGACAGCCAGAGCATTCACGGTAAGGTGCCCGTTGGGGTGGCCAGCGTGGCAAAGAAATACCATAAGCCGGTGATCGGTATTGCCGGTAGCCTGACCCGCGATGTCGGCGTTGTACACCAGTACGGCATTGATTCTGTGTTCAGCGTGCTGAACCGTATTGGCTCGCTGGAAGAGGCGTTCCGTGAGGCGGCGGACAATATTTATCTCACTTCCCGTAATATCGCTGCCACCCTTCAGGTGGGAATGCAGACGGAAAGGTGA
- a CDS encoding MFS transporter yields MIHDTADVVEAKKGMPTRYLILFIIFIVTAVNYADRATLSIAGTSVAKELELSAISMGYIFSAFGWAYLLMQIPGGWLLDKFGSKKVYTYSLFFWSLFTFLQGFVGFFPLAWAGVSMFFMRFMLGFSEAPSFPANARIVAAWFPTKERGTASAIFNSAQYFSLALFSPLLGWLTFAWGWEHVFTVMGVIGFVLTGLWVKFVHNPTDHPRMTKEELKFIADNGAVVDMDHKKPGSDAAKGPKLDYIKQLLSSRMMLGIFFGQYFLNTITWFFLTWFPIYLVQDKGMSILKVGMVASIPALCGFAGGVLGGLFSDYLIRRGCTLTFARKLPIVLGMLLASTIILCNYTDNTALVVGLMALAFFGKGFGALGWPVISDVAPKEIVGLCGGVFNVFGNVASIVTPLVIGYIVSELHSFNGALIFVGCSALMMMVCYLVVVGDIKRLELRK; encoded by the coding sequence ATGATACACGATACTGCTGATGTTGTTGAAGCAAAAAAGGGTATGCCTACCCGTTATTTAATTCTATTCATTATTTTTATTGTTACGGCCGTTAACTACGCAGACCGCGCAACGCTTTCCATTGCCGGTACGTCTGTCGCTAAGGAACTGGAACTTAGTGCGATTTCTATGGGGTATATCTTCTCTGCATTCGGTTGGGCGTACCTGCTCATGCAGATCCCCGGTGGTTGGTTACTGGATAAATTCGGCTCGAAGAAAGTTTATACCTATAGCTTGTTCTTCTGGTCTCTGTTTACCTTCCTGCAGGGCTTTGTCGGTTTCTTCCCGCTAGCATGGGCCGGCGTTTCTATGTTCTTCATGCGTTTTATGCTGGGCTTCTCCGAAGCGCCTTCCTTCCCGGCAAACGCGCGTATTGTTGCGGCCTGGTTCCCAACCAAAGAACGCGGTACCGCCTCGGCTATTTTTAACTCCGCGCAGTATTTCTCTTTAGCGCTGTTCTCGCCGCTGCTGGGCTGGCTGACCTTCGCCTGGGGCTGGGAGCACGTCTTTACCGTGATGGGGGTGATTGGCTTTGTGTTGACCGGGCTGTGGGTGAAGTTCGTACACAACCCAACCGATCATCCACGAATGACCAAAGAAGAGCTGAAGTTTATTGCGGATAACGGCGCAGTGGTTGATATGGACCACAAAAAGCCGGGCAGCGACGCGGCAAAAGGTCCGAAACTGGATTACATCAAACAGTTGCTTAGCAGCCGTATGATGTTAGGTATCTTCTTCGGCCAGTACTTCTTAAACACCATCACCTGGTTCTTCCTCACCTGGTTCCCGATTTACCTGGTGCAGGACAAAGGTATGTCGATTCTGAAAGTGGGTATGGTGGCGTCTATCCCTGCGCTGTGTGGTTTTGCCGGCGGTGTGCTGGGCGGGCTGTTCTCCGACTACCTGATTCGCCGCGGTTGTACGCTGACCTTTGCACGTAAACTGCCTATTGTGCTGGGCATGCTGTTGGCGTCGACGATTATTCTGTGTAACTACACCGACAACACGGCGCTGGTCGTAGGATTAATGGCGCTGGCGTTCTTCGGCAAAGGCTTTGGCGCACTGGGGTGGCCGGTTATCTCCGACGTGGCGCCAAAAGAGATTGTTGGGCTGTGCGGTGGGGTGTTTAACGTCTTTGGTAACGTCGCCTCTATCGTTACGCCGCTGGTGATTGGTTATATCGTAAGTGAACTGCACTCCTTTAATGGCGCACTGATTTTTGTCGGCTGTTCCGCGCTGATGATGATGGTTTGCTACCTCGTCGTGGTCGGCGACATCAAACGTCTGGAACTGCGGAAGTAA
- the agaV gene encoding PTS N-acetylgalactosamine transporter subunit IIB — protein MPNIVLSRIDERLIHGQVGVQWVGFAGANLVLVANDEVAEDTVQQNLMEMVLAEGIAVRFWSLQKTIDNIHRAADRQKILLVCRTPGDFLTLVEGGVPITRINVGNMHYAEGKTQIAKTVSVDANDVHAFNGLKAAGVECFVQGVPTEPALDLFKLL, from the coding sequence ATGCCAAATATTGTATTAAGCCGCATAGATGAACGCCTGATCCACGGCCAGGTTGGCGTGCAGTGGGTAGGATTTGCGGGGGCAAATCTGGTGCTGGTCGCCAACGATGAAGTCGCAGAAGACACCGTTCAACAGAACCTGATGGAAATGGTGCTGGCTGAAGGGATCGCCGTGCGCTTCTGGTCGCTGCAAAAAACGATCGACAACATCCACCGCGCCGCCGACCGGCAGAAAATTTTACTGGTGTGCAGAACGCCGGGGGATTTCCTTACGCTGGTTGAGGGCGGTGTCCCCATCACGCGCATCAACGTAGGCAACATGCACTACGCCGAAGGAAAAACACAAATTGCCAAAACGGTTTCTGTCGATGCCAACGATGTCCACGCGTTCAACGGCCTGAAGGCCGCCGGCGTGGAATGTTTCGTTCAGGGCGTGCCCACAGAACCTGCTTTGGATCTCTTTAAACTACTTTGA
- the agaE gene encoding PTS N-acetylgalactosamine transporter subunit IID gives MASNQQTLPNVSENEETLLTGVNENIYEDQTIGAELTKKDINRVAWRSMLLQASFNYERMQASGWLYGLLPALKKIHTNKRDLARAMKGHMGFFNTHPFLVTFVIGIILAMERSKQDVNSIQSTKIAVGAPLGGIGDAMFWLTLLPICGGIGASLALQGSILGAVVFIVLFNVVHLGLRFGLAHYAYRMGVAAIPLIKANTKKVGHAASIVGMTVIGALVATYVRLNTTLEIKAGDAVVKLQADVIDKLMPAFLPLVYTLTMFWLVRRGWSPLRLIAITVVLGVVGKFCHFL, from the coding sequence ATGGCATCTAATCAACAGACTCTGCCGAATGTTTCCGAGAATGAAGAAACGCTGCTGACCGGCGTAAACGAAAACATTTATGAAGATCAAACCATTGGCGCTGAGCTGACCAAAAAAGATATCAACCGCGTCGCCTGGCGTTCCATGCTGCTACAGGCGTCCTTTAACTATGAACGTATGCAGGCCTCCGGCTGGCTTTACGGCCTGCTGCCTGCGCTGAAAAAAATTCATACCAACAAGCGCGATCTGGCGAGAGCCATGAAAGGCCACATGGGATTCTTCAACACCCACCCTTTCCTGGTGACCTTTGTCATCGGCATCATTCTGGCGATGGAGCGCTCCAAACAGGACGTTAACAGTATTCAAAGCACCAAAATTGCCGTCGGCGCGCCGCTGGGCGGGATTGGCGATGCCATGTTCTGGTTAACGCTGCTGCCTATTTGCGGCGGGATTGGCGCCAGCCTCGCGTTACAGGGATCCATTCTTGGCGCCGTGGTGTTTATCGTGCTGTTTAACGTGGTGCATCTCGGCCTGCGCTTCGGCCTGGCCCACTATGCCTACCGAATGGGCGTGGCGGCGATTCCGCTTATCAAGGCCAACACCAAAAAAGTCGGCCACGCCGCCTCTATCGTCGGGATGACGGTGATTGGTGCACTGGTGGCAACCTACGTTCGCCTGAACACCACGCTCGAAATTAAAGCCGGCGATGCGGTCGTCAAACTGCAGGCCGACGTTATCGACAAGCTCATGCCCGCCTTTTTACCGCTGGTCTACACCCTGACGATGTTCTGGCTGGTACGCCGCGGCTGGAGTCCGCTGCGCCTGATCGCCATCACCGTGGTGCTGGGCGTCGTCGGTAAATTCTGCCACTTCCTGTAA
- the agaW gene encoding PTS N-acetylgalactosamine transporter subunit IIC → MEISLLQAFALGILAFIAGLDMFNGLTHMHRPVVLGPLVGLILGDLHTGILTGGTLELVWMGLAPLAGAQPPNVIIGTIVGTTFAITTGVKPDVAVGVAVPFAVAVQMGITFLFSVMSGVMSRCDRMAANADTDGIERVNYLALLALGTFYFLCAFLPIYFGAEHAKTAIDVLPERLIDGLGVAGGIMPAIGFAVLLKIMMKNVYIPYFIIGFVAAAWLKLPVLAIAAAALAMALIDLLRKSPEPTQPAAQKEEFEDGI, encoded by the coding sequence ATGGAAATTAGTCTGTTGCAGGCTTTTGCATTAGGCATTCTTGCCTTTATTGCGGGTCTGGATATGTTCAACGGCTTAACCCACATGCACCGCCCGGTGGTGCTTGGGCCGCTGGTCGGCCTGATCCTCGGCGATCTGCATACCGGTATTTTAACCGGCGGTACGCTGGAGTTGGTGTGGATGGGCCTGGCCCCGCTGGCGGGCGCTCAGCCGCCAAACGTGATTATCGGCACCATCGTCGGTACCACGTTCGCCATCACTACCGGCGTGAAACCTGACGTCGCCGTCGGGGTCGCGGTACCGTTCGCCGTAGCGGTACAGATGGGGATTACTTTCCTGTTCTCGGTCATGTCCGGCGTGATGTCTCGCTGCGACCGTATGGCGGCAAACGCCGACACCGACGGTATTGAACGGGTTAACTATCTGGCGCTGCTGGCGTTAGGCACGTTCTACTTCCTGTGCGCTTTTTTACCGATTTACTTCGGGGCTGAACACGCCAAAACCGCCATTGACGTGCTGCCGGAACGCCTGATTGACGGCCTGGGCGTCGCGGGCGGCATCATGCCAGCCATCGGCTTTGCCGTCCTGCTGAAAATCATGATGAAAAACGTCTACATTCCGTACTTCATTATCGGTTTCGTTGCCGCGGCCTGGCTCAAGCTTCCCGTGCTGGCTATCGCCGCTGCGGCGCTGGCGATGGCGCTGATTGACCTGCTGCGTAAATCCCCTGAACCGACCCAACCTGCGGCACAGAAAGAGGAATTCGAAGATGGCATCTAA
- a CDS encoding DeoR family transcriptional regulator, which translates to MSNTDSSADKRVPGTSERREQIIQRLRQQGSVQVNDLSVLFGVSTVTIRNDLAFLEKQGIAVRAYGGALICDGNTPGAEPSVEDKSSLNTAVKRRIARAAVEFIKPGHRVILDSGTTTYEIARLMRHHSDVIAMTNGMNVANALLEAEGVELLMTGGHLRRQSQSFYGDQAEQSLQNYHFDMLFLGVDAIDLERGISTHNEDEARLNRRMSEVAEKIIVVTDSSKFNRSSLHKIIDMQRVDMIIVDEGIPQESLDGLRKSGIDVILVALSE; encoded by the coding sequence ATGAGCAACACCGACTCTTCTGCGGATAAGCGGGTGCCTGGAACCAGCGAAAGGCGTGAGCAGATCATCCAGCGGTTGCGACAGCAGGGAAGCGTGCAGGTCAACGATCTTTCCGTGCTGTTTGGCGTTTCGACCGTGACGATCCGCAACGATCTGGCCTTTCTTGAAAAGCAGGGTATTGCCGTGCGGGCCTACGGCGGTGCGCTGATTTGCGACGGTAATACGCCGGGCGCAGAACCCTCCGTTGAAGATAAAAGTTCGCTGAATACGGCGGTGAAACGGCGTATCGCCAGGGCCGCCGTTGAGTTTATTAAGCCGGGGCATCGGGTGATTCTGGATTCGGGCACTACAACCTATGAAATCGCGCGGCTGATGCGTCATCACAGCGATGTGATTGCTATGACTAACGGTATGAATGTCGCCAATGCGTTGCTGGAAGCAGAAGGCGTTGAGCTGTTGATGACCGGTGGGCATCTGCGCCGCCAATCGCAGTCGTTCTATGGCGATCAGGCTGAGCAATCGCTGCAAAACTACCACTTTGACATGCTGTTTCTCGGCGTTGATGCTATCGATCTGGAGCGTGGAATCAGCACGCATAATGAAGATGAAGCGCGGCTGAACCGGCGCATGAGCGAAGTGGCTGAGAAGATCATCGTGGTGACCGACTCCAGCAAATTTAATCGCTCAAGCCTGCATAAGATTATTGATATGCAGCGTGTGGATATGATCATCGTGGATGAGGGGATCCCGCAGGAGAGCCTCGACGGATTACGTAAGAGCGGTATCGACGTGATTCTGGTGGCGCTGTCGGAATAA
- the garD gene encoding galactarate dehydratase: MANIEIRQESPTAFYIKVHETDNVAIVVNDNGLKAGTRFPDGLELIEHIPQGHKVALVDIPQNGEIIRYGEVIGYAVRDIAKGSWIDESTVVLPEAPPLNTLPLATKVPEPLPPLEGYTFEGYRNADGSVGTKNLLGITTSVHCVAGVVDYVVKIIERDLLAKYPNVDGVVGLNHLYGCGVAINAPAAVVPIRTIHNLALNPNFGGEVMVVGLGCEKLQPERLLEGTEDVQSIAVDSASIVRLQDEQHVGFQSMVDDILQVAERHLQKLNQRQRETCPASELVVGMQCGGSDAFSGVTANPAVGYASDLLVRCGATVMFSEVTEVRDAIHLLTPRAVNEEVGKRLLEEMAWYDNYLNMGQTDRSANPSPGNKKGGLANVVEKALGSIAKSGKSAIVEVLSPGQRPTKRGLIYAATPASDFVCGTQQVASGITVQVFTTGRGTPYGLVAVPVIKMATRTALANRWYDLMDINAGTIATGEETIEEVGTKLFHFILDVASGRKKTFSDQWGLHNQLAVFNPAPVT; encoded by the coding sequence ATGGCTAACATTGAAATCAGACAAGAATCGCCGACGGCTTTTTATATAAAAGTACATGAAACAGATAATGTCGCGATCGTTGTTAACGATAACGGATTAAAAGCAGGAACGCGTTTTCCTGACGGTCTGGAATTAATTGAACATATTCCCCAGGGGCATAAAGTTGCGCTGGTGGATATTCCTCAGAACGGTGAAATCATCCGCTACGGCGAAGTCATCGGTTACGCGGTGCGCGATATTGCTAAAGGTAGCTGGATTGACGAATCCACGGTTGTGCTACCGGAAGCGCCGCCACTCAACACCTTGCCGCTGGCGACCAAAGTCCCGGAGCCGCTGCCGCCGCTCGAAGGCTATACCTTCGAAGGTTATCGCAACGCCGACGGCAGCGTCGGCACCAAAAACCTGCTGGGCATTACCACCAGCGTGCACTGCGTAGCGGGCGTGGTGGACTATGTGGTGAAAATCATTGAGCGCGATCTGCTGGCAAAATACCCCAACGTCGATGGCGTGGTTGGTCTGAACCACCTGTACGGCTGCGGCGTGGCAATTAACGCACCGGCGGCGGTGGTCCCCATTCGCACCATCCATAACCTCGCGCTAAACCCCAACTTTGGCGGTGAAGTGATGGTCGTGGGACTGGGCTGTGAAAAGCTACAGCCAGAACGCCTGCTCGAAGGCACGGAGGATGTACAAAGCATCGCGGTCGACAGCGCCAGCATCGTGCGCCTGCAGGATGAGCAGCACGTCGGCTTTCAATCGATGGTCGACGATATCTTACAGGTTGCCGAACGCCACCTGCAAAAGCTCAACCAACGTCAGCGCGAAACCTGCCCAGCTTCCGAGCTGGTGGTTGGCATGCAGTGCGGCGGCAGCGATGCGTTCTCCGGCGTGACCGCCAACCCGGCGGTCGGCTACGCTTCCGATCTGCTAGTGCGCTGCGGCGCCACGGTTATGTTCTCTGAAGTCACCGAAGTGCGCGATGCCATTCATCTGTTAACGCCACGCGCGGTGAATGAAGAGGTGGGCAAACGTCTGCTTGAAGAGATGGCCTGGTATGATAACTACCTCAACATGGGGCAAACCGATCGCAGCGCCAACCCATCTCCAGGCAACAAGAAAGGCGGCCTTGCCAACGTAGTGGAAAAAGCGCTGGGCTCAATCGCCAAGTCTGGCAAAAGCGCCATCGTCGAAGTGCTGTCACCGGGCCAACGTCCGACCAAGCGCGGCCTGATTTACGCCGCGACGCCGGCCAGCGATTTCGTTTGCGGCACTCAACAGGTTGCTTCCGGCATCACCGTACAGGTGTTTACTACCGGGCGCGGTACGCCGTACGGCCTGGTTGCGGTACCGGTCATCAAGATGGCCACCCGCACCGCGCTGGCGAACCGCTGGTATGACCTAATGGATATTAACGCGGGCACCATCGCCACCGGCGAAGAGACCATTGAAGAGGTGGGGACGAAGCTATTCCACTTTATTCTCGATGTGGCCAGCGGGCGTAAAAAAACCTTCTCGGATCAATGGGGGCTGCACAACCAGCTGGCGGTGTTCAACCCGGCGCCGGTAACCTGA